The Streptomyces phaeolivaceus genome has a window encoding:
- a CDS encoding lytic polysaccharide monooxygenase auxiliary activity family 9 protein translates to MDRTYRMYRLSARRTDGCRVGRRRTPGRRAGVTTAAAAVVAPLLLTAGAVGPAWAHGAPTDPVSRVSACSPEGGSQGSAACRAAIAANGGPFTAWDNMRIAGVNGRDREVVPDGQLCSGGLAPYKGLDLARADWPSTRLSPGSTLDLTYRSTIPHTGTFKLFLTKPGYDPTEPLKWSDLPEKPFASITDPPLRNGSYEFSAKLPADRAGHHVLYTIWQNTSTVDTYYSCSDVAFPKAKRANPGTDTGSSARTPAGDEESAAGKPAAEKSESATPTASTEAPPADTEDSTGDAARTADPGSPVASTTDESGVSVPLVAGGATALVLAAGAALYLRGRGRRSRHGS, encoded by the coding sequence ATGGATCGGACGTACCGGATGTACCGCTTGTCCGCCCGCCGCACCGACGGCTGCCGCGTCGGCCGCCGTCGCACCCCCGGCCGCCGTGCCGGGGTCACGACCGCCGCCGCGGCCGTCGTGGCCCCGCTGCTGCTCACCGCCGGGGCCGTCGGCCCGGCCTGGGCGCACGGTGCGCCGACGGATCCGGTGAGCCGGGTGTCGGCGTGCTCGCCGGAGGGCGGGAGTCAGGGGTCGGCGGCGTGCCGGGCGGCGATCGCCGCGAACGGCGGGCCCTTCACCGCGTGGGACAACATGCGGATCGCCGGGGTGAACGGGCGGGACCGGGAGGTCGTCCCGGACGGTCAGCTGTGCAGCGGCGGGCTCGCGCCCTACAAGGGGCTGGACCTGGCCCGCGCCGACTGGCCCTCGACCCGCCTCTCCCCCGGCAGCACGCTGGATCTGACGTACCGGTCGACGATCCCGCACACCGGTACCTTCAAGCTGTTCCTGACGAAGCCGGGTTACGACCCGACCGAGCCGCTGAAGTGGTCCGATCTGCCCGAGAAGCCGTTCGCCTCGATCACCGACCCGCCACTGCGGAACGGTTCCTACGAGTTCTCGGCGAAGCTGCCGGCGGACCGGGCCGGGCACCATGTGCTGTACACGATCTGGCAGAACACGAGCACGGTCGACACGTACTACTCCTGCTCGGACGTGGCGTTCCCGAAGGCGAAGAGGGCCAATCCCGGGACGGATACGGGGAGTTCGGCGAGGACGCCCGCCGGGGACGAGGAGAGCGCGGCCGGGAAGCCGGCCGCGGAGAAGTCGGAGTCCGCCACGCCGACGGCGTCCACGGAGGCACCGCCGGCCGACACCGAGGACTCCACCGGCGACGCCGCCCGGACCGCCGACCCCGGCAGCCCCGTCGCCTCCACGACCGACGAAAGCGGCGTCTCCGTACCGCTGGTGGCGGGCGGCGCCACGGCGCTGGTGCTCGCCGCGGGCGCCGCCCTGTACCTGCGCGGCCGGGGACGCCGCTCCCGTCACGGCAGTTGA